The Streptomyces sp. NBC_01381 genomic interval GCGGCCGCCCTGGAACGGGCCGCCGCCACCGCGCGCGGCATCGAGAGCGTGCTGCACGTGGGCTTCTCCAACCCGCTGACCGGCGAGATCGTGATGAAGGCGACGGAGGCGCTGCGCGCGAGCCACCCCGGTCTCGCCGTGGAGATCTGCGAGGTGCCGCTCTCCGATCCCTACGGGCAGCTGCGCAACGGCGAATTCGACGTCCAGCTCACGGAGTTCCCGGTCGAGGAGGCGGACCTGGGCGCCGGTCCCGCGCTGCTCGCGGAGGAGCGGGTCCTCGCGATCGCCGCGGGCCATCCGCTGGCCGGGCGGGACGCGGTGTCGCCCGAGGATCTGGCGGACGTGACGCTGCTGACGATCGCGGGCGATGTGCCCGAATACTGGCTGGAACACCATGTCCCGTCCCACACGCCGCTCGGCCGCCCGATCGCCCGCGGCCCCGGCGTGACCAACATGCAGGAGGCGCTGATGCTGGCCGCGGCCGGCAAGGGCGCGCTGCTCGCCCCCGCGCACACCGGTACGTACTACGCGCGACCTGGTGTCGCGTACGTTCCCTTCACCGACGCGGAGCCGGTCGGCTACGGCATGGTGTGGCGCGCGGGCGACGACACGGGTGCGATCGAGGCGTTCACCAGGACGGCCCGGGAGGTCGCGCGCGACGTGGCGCAGGGGGATCCGCGTAGTGCGGTGCCGGTGGGCGTGTGATCAGGAGTCGCCGCACGGACCGTCGCCCGGTCGGCGGCCGCCGGCTTCGAGCAGTCGGCGAAGGCGGCGGACCTCGGCGACGAGGCGGGGGACGTCTTCGCGGGCGCGTGCGATGAACCGGGCGTTCTCGTCCCAGCGTCCGTCCGCCGCATCGACGTAGCGCGGCCGCTGAACGAGGGTGGCGGCCACGATCTCACCGTGGTCGAAATCGGGCCATCGCTCGGCGTGTCCGGTGTCGGGGACGGTGCTGACGGCGACGAGGCTCATGGCGTGGTCGTCGTCGAGCTGACGCACATGCCAGGGCCCGGGGGTCGCGGTCGCGGCGATCTCCTCGATCCCGTCGAGGTCGTCGTCCGTCAGCGGGGCGGGGGCGTCCATCGAGCTGCTTCCTCTCGCGGGTCGGCGCCGGTCAGCCCTGGTCAGTGCGGGGGCCGCGGCCGCCTTTGTCGGGACGGTGCTGACGGCGACGAGACACATGGCGTGGTCGTCGTCGAGGTCGTCGTCGAAAGTCGCCGTCCGTCAACGCGGCGGAGGTGTCCTCGGGTTGGTTCCGCGCCCCGGTCACGACCGGGCCGCCTCCGCAGCCGCCTTGACGTGGCCGTTGCGGGTCCGGATCAGATGCGGCATATAGCGGTTGAGCACGGCCCACTCGGCCAGGGCGCCCAGCGGGCCGAGCGGTGCGGCGAAGTCGATCACGTCGCGCATCACGGTGCCGCCCTGCCCGTCCGGCTCGAAGTGGTGGGCGTGGTGCCACCGTTTGAAAGGCCCTGACACCTGCTCGTCGACGAAGTGTCCCGGCCGGTCGAAGGCGGTGATCCGGGACGTCATCCGCCACCGCACGCCGAAGTGCCTTGCCTCCCAGGTCACGGACTCCCCCAGCAGCATGCCGCCGGCCGCGACGCCGCCGATGACCTGCTCCCCGGACGCGGCCATCGACGCGGTGTGCACATCGACGTCCAGCGAGATGTCGAAGACGAGCTCTGGCGGCGCGGCGACACGGGTGACTACCTCGAAGCGGGTCATGCACCGACCCTACGACGCCCTCCACGCCCGCCCGTTGCCAGGGGTCGCGGGCCTCAGGTGCCTCCCGAATACGGGCGCCGGATCGGCCGATATGGCCTGTTCGGCCCGCCCCGAACGGTGCGCCGCGACGCCGGTCAGCTCCGGGGCCACCTCCGGGCGCAGGACGAGATCGTCGTCGTAGTCGCCGCCGTGCTCGTGCCGGTACGGCAGCGGGGCGGTGACGGGCAGCTCGCGGAGCCGGTCGCGCAGTTCGGCAGTGCGGGCGCGGTACCCGGCGGCGTCGAGACGGTCGGCGCCGTAGACGACGTACGGCGGGAGCGCGGCCATCCCCGTGTACCAGAAGACGCCGTGCAGCAACGGGAAGAGGACCTCGTCCACCTGCCCATGGACGCCGCGCGGCCCGAACCCGGACTCCCGCGCACCGACCGAGGTGACGACCAGGGCACGCTTCCCGGCGAGCCCGCCGTCCCCGTACCGCAGGGTCCGCCCCGCATCGTCCTGGAGCCCGAAGGCGAAGCCCTGCACGAGCACCCGGTCGAACCACCCCTTGAGGATGGCGGGCGGCCCGAACCACCACATCGGAAACTGGAACACCAGCGCGTCGGCCCAGGCGATCTTCTCCTGCTCGCCCGCGATGTCCTCGCTCAACTTCCTTGCCGCATGGGCATGTTCCTGCTCTGCGCCGACCAGCAGCCGGTCCATCGACTCCCGATGAAAGTCGTCGGCGTCCACCACGGGCTTCCACCGCATGGCGTACAGATCGGACTCGCGGACCTCGTGCCCGAGCTCACGCAACGTCTGTACGCCGTCGTCACGCAACGCCCCGTTGAGGGACCGGCCTTCGGGATGGGCGAACACCCAGAGAATCTTCATGCCATCGATCCTCCGCCGCGCCCCGGACCAACATCAGTGGCCAGACGGCCATGCACCGCAAGGATCTGGCCAGCGGCCGCTCACCTGCGCATGACCTCGGCGAGCTGCTCTTCGGTCAGGGCCGGCACGGCGACGGGACGGGCGGCGGCGGCCCGCGGTCCGTCGAGGCAGAAGGCAAGACAGCGCCGCCAGGCGTGCGGCGCCGCATCCATCGACTCCCGGATCACCTGCGCCATGGCCCAGGTCAGGGTGACCAGGTCCGCCGGTTCGAAATCATGGCGCAGCTGCCCGCTCTCGTGCGCCCGCCCGATGATCCGCTCCACATGCCGAAAGCCGCGGCGGCAGGCGTCGTTCACCTCGGTGGCCTGGGGAAACCGCTGGGCCAGCGCGTCGTTGAGACCACGGTCCTCGGCCTGCAGCGCGAAGAGCCCTTCGACGAAGCCGTCCAAGGGCGACCGCGCCGAGGCGGTGTTCAGCGCCTTCGGCTGACGCCTCCCGCGCTAGGGCCTGCCCGGCGAGGGGATGCCTTCGCGTCTCGGCGCGGCGGAACTTACGGTTTGTGGGTTACCCAGAGCAGTTCCGCCGGCCAGCGGTGTGCCCAGTCGGGTGGGTCGGTTTCGTTGTAGCCGTTGGGTGTCCCGAGTTCGGGCCGCGGCTCGATGAGGTCGTCGATGATGAGACCCGCGCCGCGCAGGACCTTGACCCAGTCGCCGTAAGTGAGCTGATAGCTGGTCGCGCCGTGGTCTTCGGCGATGGTGTTCAGCCCGAAGTAGTCCTGCTGCAGCGTCGTGGTCACGCGCCTGGCGGCTTCGTCGTAGCAAGCTTCGAACCATGGACTGGCGACGTTGAACACCAGGCGCCCGCCTCGGCCCAAGACGCGTGCGGCCTGCGGGACGGCCAGGTGCGGGGGCGCCCAGCTGAGCCCACCGAAGTCGCAGAACACCAGGTCGAAGCTGTCGGCGGCGAAGGGGAGTTGTTCGGCGGCGCCTTGCACCAGCGGGTAGCGGGCCGCTCCCATCGCGCGGGTCGCTGCGGCGAGTTGGGCTTCGGACAGGTCGAACCCGACCACGGTGGCGCCCTCGGCGGCGAGCGCCCTGGACCACTGGCCGGCGCCGCAGCCGAGTTCGAGGACGCGCTTGCCGGTGACGTCGCCCAGGGCGTGCAGGTGCGCGTCGGGGATGGAGTACATGCCCCACAGCCGGGGTGTGGCGCCGATTTGCGGGTCGTGCTCGTGCTGGTAGGCGCCGCTGATCTGGTTCCAGAGCCGCCGGTTGGCGGGGATGCTGTCCACGTGCCGACTCCAGCACTGCCTGCCGGGGGCGGTCAACACGATTAGGGCACTGGCCGGCCCTCACCTCGGTCCGACCCTAGCTCGGCCCATGATCCGCCGGACGATCCCTAGGCGTCCCGGCACTCCACATGGCCCCAGCCGTGCGCGTTCTTCGTGATCTTCTCGCCGGCCTCGTAGGGCTTCTGGCAGTGGCAGCGGCCGGGGAACTTGGCCTTGATGACGGGGGCCGAAGTCGCCTTGCCGGAGGCCGACTTGGCGGTGCGTCCGGCGGTGGCCTTGCGTGCGCGGGGCGCGGCCGTCATGCGCTCGGGGCGCGGCTGTGGGATCTCCTGCGCGCCGTGGGCGGTGCCGGCCGGCTGCTGCGAGGTGGCGGCGTCGCTGGCCGCCACGTCGGCGATCGCGTTGAGGTGGTCGCCGTCCACCTGGTGGGCCGCGACATGCCGGAACGTGACCGCGCGGCCCTGCAGGAGTGCGTCGATGCGTACGACGAGCTCCTTGTTCGCGACCGGCTTCTTCGCCGCGGTCAGCCAGCCGTTGCGCTTCCAGGAGGCGATCCACTTGGTGACCGCGTTCATCGCGTACTGGCTGTCCATCCGGACCTCCAGCGGGAGCGCGGGGTCCGTGGCCTCCAACAGCTCGGCCAGTGCGGTCAGTTCGGCCACGTTGTTCGTCGAGTGGCCGAGCGGTCCTGCCGCCCAGCGCCGCGGGGTGCCGTCGGCGTCGGCGACCACCCAGGCCCAGGCCGCGGGTCCGGGGTTCTTCTTCGCGGCTCCGTCACAGGCGGCGATGATCAAGTCAGACATTCCTCGATGATGCCAGGAGCCGTGCCGGGACTGTGGAGCAGCCCCGGCACGGCGGGCCCTGGATCGGGATCGGGCTAGATGCCGAACGGTGCGGCGTAGCGGACGGTGCCGCCGGGCAGCGGGTGCGCGGCGTCGAGGGCGAGGGCCATCATGGCCTCGTCCGGGACGTCGATGCTGATGCCGATGCCGTGGACGGAGGCACGCGAGAACCCGAACCTCGGGTAGTACGCCGGGTGCCCGAGGACGGTGACGAAGCGCTCGCCCCGGTCCTTGGCGGCCTGAAGCGCCGCACGGATGGCCGCGGACCCGGCACCGGTCTTCTGGTACCCGGGCAGCACGGCGACGGGGGCCAGGCACAGGGCCGGCGTGTCGCCGATGTGGCAGCGGGTCAGCAGCGCGTGTCCGACGGGCTTGCCGTCCCGGTCGGTGGCGACGATGGAAAGGCCGTCCAGCCAGGACGAGTCGGCACGCAGCGCGTCGACGAGGTCGGCCTCCGCGGACGTGTCGAACGCGGCGAGGACGATGTCGCGGATGGCGGGGATGTCAGCGCCGGTCTCGGCGCGCGTGATCCACTCGTCGCTCATGGTGGGCATGGTGAACATGATGGATGCGAATCCGTTTCATGGTGGGTTCGTGTGAGTGTCGCCCCGCGAGCTCACGCTCCCGGCGGGGCACATCCGGCTGAGGTCAGGCCGCGACCCGGGACGTGAGGGCGGTCCGGGCGGTGCGCATGGCAGCGGCCTTGAGCGCGGTCATCAACCCCACCTCCCGACTTCCTCAGCAATCCGGTCGAACACGAACGCCGAACACACTATCAGTCGGTCAGTAAGGGCTGTGCATCGTGAGGTAGCGGATGTCGAGGTCGGATTCCAGGTAGTCCATCCGCCGCTCCCAGAAGTCGCGCATGTGGGGCAGGTCCAGGTGCGCGTCGAGATCGCCCTGGGAGCGCCAGGCCTCGTAGAAGACGAAGACGCCCGGCTCGTCGCGGTCCTCGTGGAAGTGGTACTGCAGGCAGCCGGGCTCCTGCCGGGTCGGTTCCACGAACGAGAGCAGGAGCCGCTTCAGCTCCGCGGCGCGTTCGGGCTTGGGGCGAGCGATGCCGACGAGCGTGAAGGGCTGAGTCATGAAGGTTCTCTCCTCGATGAATACGCACATGGATACGTCGATGGCGCTAGGTACGGCGAAATTCGTACCTGCCGGACGCTAGCGACCCCGAAGGTATGATGCAAGTCGTACCTACGGGGCCGCGCCCACCGAAAGGAACCCGGATGCCCGACGACGAAGGTCACCCGACCGTCGAGGAGATGGAGCTCGGCCCGGTGCTCGCCGCGCTGGCGGACCCGCTGCGCCGCCGCGTGGTGCGCGAGCTGGCAGCCGCGCCCGACGGCACGGCGCGGACGTGCAGTTCCTTCGAACTGCCGGTCTCCAAGGCGACGGTCACGCACCATTTCCGCGCGCTGCGCGAGGCAGGCCTTGTCCAGCAGGTCTCACGGGGCAACAGCCGGATGGCCACCCTGCGCAGGGCCGACGTCGAGCAGCGGTTTCCGGGACTCCTCGCCATCGTGGCGGCCGAGCGGGAGAACGCTGCCGGCCGGGGTGAATAGCACGGCCCGGCCTCAAGCGTCCTTGGGGCTTCGCACCTGGATCAGGCCGTGCGTCCCGCTCGTACGCCATGCCTGGCCGTGCTCGGCGGTCAGCGCGGCCTCGGTCCGCGCGTCGAGGCCGACGATCACGTCGGACTTCAGTGTCCGCAGCGCGGCCACCGGGCCGGGGAAGTACGCCGTGGGTTCCGCGAACGGCGTGCTCGCGGGCCACAGCCGGTCACCGACCAGGCGCCGGTAGTTCAAGTCGCCCTTCACCAGCGTCAGGGTGGCGTCGGCGAACTCCTGGCGCAGGTCGTCGGGCATCTCCGCGTACGGCAGCGGGGCGCAGGAGAAGGTGTGGGCGCGGACGGTGAGCCGGCCGCTGCCCATCGCCGCCCACAGGCGCCTGCCGACCTCGGACGCCGCGCCGGGCGCAGCGGTCAGGTGGCCCACACAGTCGATCACGTCGGCTGTGGTCGCGTCGGAGACGTAGTACGGGTACGGCTTGACGTGCAGGACGGCCCGCTCGATCCGCTGCCGGTTCAGGAGGTGGTCGATGAGGATGAGGTCGGGCAGCAGCTCACGCCCGGCGTTGTCCGCGACCAGGCACAGCGCGCCACGGCCGCCTTCGGGCAGCAGGGACCACAGCAGCTCGGACTGGTCGGCCACGAGCCCCGAGTCGACGGCATCGGCCGCGTCGCCCTCCGTACCGATGCGGAACCCCAGATCGGCGCGATTGCCCCACAGGGCGCTGAGGAGCAGGGCCTGGTCCTCGGCTTCGGGAGCCGCCGGGTCCACCGGCCGGTCGAGCGCGGCGAGTTCCTCCGCGGCCTCCACGGTCTGGAGTTCCGCCTGCTTGAACGGGCGGAAGGGATCGATCCCTTGCCAGGGGCCGGCCTCGAAGTACCCGACCGCTTCGAGGAGTTGGCGATAGAAGTAACTCTCCGCCCAGAGAAAGGGCACATCGAACCACGAGCGGCCGAAGTGGCCGCTCCCCCACCCCTCCCACAGCTCCCGGTCATGCGCGCCGGGCCCGAGGGGTTCGATGACGCCGTCCGTCGCCTGCGCAAGGAGGGCGTCAAGGGCGCGGTGCTGCTCGGGCCCATAGGGAAAGGCGTCCCGCACCTTCTTGATCAGCGCCGGATGCCGCTCCGCGAGCACCCGCCACGCGAAGGAGCCCGGTTCATTGCTCAGGATGACGGGCGCCTCGACTGGTTCCGGCATGGTTCGCTGATCCTTCCCGTCGGTCGTACGCGGACGCGGCGCCGCGGACGCCCAACGTCTCATGTGCGCGGCGCCGCGCGGACAATCAGCGCCATGAGCGAGTACGCAGTCGAGGTACAGCCCGTCGTACGCCGGAAGGCCATGAGCCTTGGAGGGTTCGGTGAGGCGTGGCTCCGCCGGCTTCCCGGGCTCGTGGAGGACTTGGCGCGGCGGTGGTCGATCAGCGTGGGCCCTCCACTGGCCGGGGGAACGTCCTCGTACGTGGCCCACGCGCGCACCCATGACGGCCGGGACGCGGTGCTCAAACTCGCCCTGCCGGAGGGCGACTTCGCTAGCCAAGTGCGCACCCTTCGGCTCGCGGAAGGACAGGGGTACGCGGAACTGCTCGCCCACGACGTCGAATGTCACGCGATGCTCCTGGAAGCCCTCGGGCCGCCGATGGACCGGCTCGGGCTCCCGCCCCGGCAGCAGATGGAGACGCTGTGCGCCTTGCTGCGGCGGGCCTGGCGTGTGCCTCGCGCGGAGGGGCTGACGGTGGATCCCGCGCTGGAGAAGGCGCGGGCGCTTGGCGAGCTGGTCGGGCGGCTCTGGGAGAGCCTTGGCCGGCCGTGTTCGGAGCGTGTCGTGGCGCGGGCGCTGGAGTTCGCCGAGCGGAAGGCCGCCGCGTTCGACCCCGACCGCTGCGTCGTCGTCCACGGCGACCCGCACGCGGGGAACGCGCTGCGCACCCTCGCTCCCCGGGCCGGGTCGGAGCAGGGCTTCGTCTTCGTGGACCCCGACGGGTCCCTCGCCGACCCCGCCTACGACCTCGGGGTGGTGCTGCGCGACTGGTGCCCGGAGCTGCTGGCAGGCGATGCCGCCGCCCTGGCCCGTTCGTACTGCGCGCTGCTCGCTGCCCGGAGCGGGGTGGCGGCGACGGCGATCTGGGAGTGGGGTTTCCTCGAGCGGGTGTCCACCGGGCTCTACGTCCTCGACTTCGGCGCCGAGGAACTCGGCAGGCCGTATCTCGACACGGCGGAGCTGCTGGCCTGACGTGCGGCGCACGCCCGCCGGTGCGAGGGGACGTCGTACCGCGCGTGACGTCAAGTGCGCCGCGCCAGCAGGTCGTCCAGTTCGGCCGCGAAGAGCAGGGCGGGGTCGAAGCCCATCCCGGCGAAGTGGCCCGCGAGTTCCAGGGACAGGACGCCGTGCAGCCGGGTCCAGAAGGACAGCGCCCGGTGGAGGGTCGCGGGCGGTGCGGGGTGGCCGCCTGCCCAGTCCCGGTGGTCTTCCAGGTGGGTGCCGAACGGCGTCGCGGGGCCGTCCGGGGCGAGCTCCGCGCAGGCGTCGAGCAGGGTGGCCATGATCTCGGAGGAGATGCCGGTGATGTCCTCGGGCGCGTGATAGCCGGGGACGGGGGTGCCGTAGATGAGGAAGTACCGGTTGGGGTCCTCAAGTGCCCAGTCCCGCAAGGCGTGTGCAAGGCCGGCCAGGTCGGCACCGTCCGCCGCGGCCGCGTGGACGGTGTCGGCGAGGCTTCGGTACGCGTCCCGGATGAGTTCGGTGATCAGCTCGTCGCGGCCGGCGAAGTAGCGGTACAGGGCGGGTCCGCTCATGCCCATCTGCTTGGCGATCGCATTGAGGGAGAGCGCGGACGCCCCCGCCGCGGCGATCTGCTCCCACGCGCGCTCCTTGACCTCGGCCCGCACCTGGGTGCGGTAGCGCTCGCGCGGGGTCTGCGCGTCCGTCTTCGCCATGGTCTGCCACCTTCCCCGCCCATTTGGCTACAGCTTCAAGATTTAGTTAGAGATTATCACGCAAACCGTTGACGGCCTGGCCCGTGACGAGTTACAACTTCTAACGACCACGTGAAGCTGTAACGCCACGGATGAGGAGAACGTCATGGCAACCACGGTCGAGTCACGCCCCACCCGCGCAGTCCGGCGCGTTCCGCTGCCGGTGACCGTCTCCGCCTGGGCGGTCCCCGTCATGGTGGTCGGTCAGTTCGCCCTGGTCGCAGGCGTCCCGGTCGTGATCGCGGTGGCCGGCGCGCTCCGCCGCGTCCCCGACCGGGCAGTGCGGCGGGCGGCCACGCCGGTCGCCGTCGCCTTCGCGATCCCGCTCGCCGTATGGCTGACGCGGCCCTCCGCGGGAAGTGCCGCGAGGGTGCCGTCGCTCGTCTGCGGCTGTGTCGTGGCTGGCCGCGCAGTTCCCCGCGCCCCTTCGGGGCACACCCGAACCGCACCGGACTTCGCCATAGCCGCTTAGCAACCAGCAACCAGCAACCAGCAAGGAGACCTCCATGTCCCGGATCCGCAGCACCAGCATCCGCGCCGCCCTGTTCACCGTCCCGCTCGCCGTCGCCGGTGTCCTCGGCACCGCCGCCGTGCCCGCCGGAGCCACCCCGCACCCCGGCAAGTCGCTCACCTGCCGCGGAGAGGGCGTCGATCCCAAGGCCGACGTCCGGTACCGGACCGAGAAGGTGATTCACGCGCCGCTGAGCACCATCTGGAAGCTGCAGACCGATGTGGAGCGCTGGCCGTCCTGGCAGGCCCCGGTCACGTCCGTGGAACGCCTCGATCACGGCCCCCTGCGGAAGGGCTCGGCGTTCCGGTGGACGACCCCGATACCGCCCAACCCCGCGACTCCCGCCACCAGTCTGGACATCACCTCGACCGTCGAGCAGCTCAAGCGCGGCTCCTGCATCCACTGGACCGGCCCCGGGATCGCCGAGGGACTGCGCATCGACGGTGTTCACGTATGGACCTTCACGAAGGTCGAGGGCGGTGTCCTCGTACGCACCGAAGAGACCCACACCGGGGACCAGGTCGAGGCGGACGTCCCCGCCGCGACCGAGATCCTCCGCCAGGGTCTCGAAGGCTGGCTCGGCGACTTGAAGACCACCGCCGAGGCCCGCACCGGTCACCGGCAGCGCTGAACCGCGCCGGTCGCGACAGCCGCTCTAGTCGCAGTACTTGTCCCGCCCCGGCCGCTCCCCCGTCGCCAGGTAGTGGGAGACGGTCCGGTCGCCGCACGCGTTGCCGTTGGCGAGGTAGGCGTCATGGCCGGTGGAGTCGACGGTCACCATGGTGGCGCGCTCGCCGAGGGCGGCGCGGAGTTTCAGGGCGCCGCCGAGCGGGGTGGCCGGGTCGCGTTCGTTCTGAACGAGCAGGATGTTGGAGGGGCCGGTGTCGGTGATCCGGACCGGCGCCTCCTTCGGCCGGTAGGGCCAGGCCGCGCACAGCATCGCATTGCGCGGCATCCCGGCGGTCAGCGGGAACTTGGCACGGCTTTCCGCAACTCCCTTCTCGTACGCGGCCGTTGACCTCGGCCACTCGATGTCGTTGCACAGGGTCGCGGCGCCGACCGAGACGACGTTCTGCAGCACTTCCTCGGGCGGTGCCGGGGGCGCGGGCGGCACGGTGCCCTTGCGTGCGGCGATGATCAGCTTGGCGAGGTCGGGGAAGTCGTCGGGGTCGTAGAGCGCGCTGAGCAAGGTCTGGCGCAGTGCGTTGCCATTGAGCTTCTCGGGGTTGGCGCCGGGCCAGGGGATCGGCTCGCGGTCGAGCTGCGCGGCAAGGCGCAGGAACATGGGGCGCACCTCGGCCGCCGTCCGGGCCAGGCGGTCCGGATTGCCGGGCGCCGCCGCCCACTTGGCGAACTCGGGGAAGGTGTCCTCGACCCCGGCCTCGTGCGCCGCGACCCAACCGCGGGAGACCCGCGTGTGATCGGGGTCGTCGTTGCTGTCGAGCACGACGCGGTCCGTGCGGTGCGGGAAGAGCTGGCCGTAGACGGCGCCGACGTACGTTCCGTAGGAGACGCCCCACGCGGAGATCTTCCGCTCGCCGAGCGCCGCCCGGATGCGGTCGAGGTCGCGGGCCTCGTTGGCGGTGCTGATGTGCCGGATGAGATCGCCGCCGTTGCGCTCGCAGGCGTCCGACATGCGCCGCGCGGCGGTCATGTTCTCCGTGATGGACCCGTCGGCGCCCGGCCAGGGGCGCAGTCTCGATGTCGCGAGGTCGCCGTGTTCGAAGCCGCAGCTGACCGGGGTGGAGCGGCCGAGCCCACGGGGATCGAGGCCGATCAGGTCGTACGCGTCCCGCACGTCCTGCGGCAGCTTCTGCCCCTTGCCCGAGGGGTTGTCGATGCCCGATCCACCGGGCCCGCCGGGGATCAGGAACAGGGCTCCGCGGCGCGCCTCCGGCTTCTCACTGGGGATCCGCGAGACGGCGATGTCGATCTTCTTGCCGTCGGGGTCGGAGTAGTCCATGGGGACCTCGACGGTCGCGCACTCCTGGCGCGGGTCGAGGCGGCTCCCCTCGCACTTCTTCCAGTCAAGAGGTGTGCGAGCAACGGCAGTTGAGGCTGTCGCGGTCAGCGGCGCGGTGAGGCTGAGGACGGCGGCCGATGCGGCGAGCAGGGCGGCGTTTCGCGTTGACTTCTTCATGGGCAACAGCCTTGTCGTCACTCCCCTGGCGCCACATCCTCCTGACTGGCCGTCGCGCGTCAGGGTTTGCCCCGGTGGCACCCCTAGGAGGTGTCTCTTGGGCCGCGTGGGATTCTGCCGGGATGGATACATTCACGGCCCGGCTGGACAGCGCATGGGAGTGGTGGGCGGCCGCCATCGAGGAAGCGCAGGAGGGGCGCTGGGTTCGTGATGCCGTGGAGCGGCAGGTGGTGGCGGACATCATGGCCGCGACCAATGCCCTGCACGGAGGTCGGCCGGCGCCGTTCACCGAGGACTCGTGGCACGTACGCATTGGGCGGATCGCCAATTGGGCCGGGGTGCTCCGGCTTGCCGCCCGGGCAGGGGGGTGGGAACTCGAACCCGTCGTCGGGCGCAGTCCGAAGGGCCCTGCGGGTATGGCCGCGCTGCTGTCCGGCATCTATGCGATCGGCGGGCAGGGCGAGAAATGGATGACGCAGCTTCTTCGAGAGCGTCGGATACCACCGGAGAAGGAGATCGCCCAGGCCGAGGGTTTCCTGACCGGGCCGGGGTCCATGGAGGATCTCGAACTGTTCTTCTGCGACAGCTGATCGTCATCCCTGCTCGGTCGGCACCGCGCCCAGATGAGGACGGCGGCGAGGTGGAGTGCGGCCTGGGGGGGCGACGGCCCGCTCATCCGCCTGCGCGGGACGCCTGCGCGGGACGCATACGCGCGGTCCGCCAGGACGGCATCCGTGTTCCGTGAAGCGGGCCTGGTCGTCGGCCTTCCCTGCCCGCTTCGCGGAACACGGATACCTCCCATCACGGCCTCGAACGCCGGTGCATCGCCCGCCTGACGGCAGGCCCCGCCAGGGCGAGCATGTGCGGTACTTCCAACGGCCTGGGGGCACTACCGTCGGCTCCATGACCGGCCCAG includes:
- a CDS encoding alpha/beta hydrolase, with protein sequence MKKSTRNAALLAASAAVLSLTAPLTATASTAVARTPLDWKKCEGSRLDPRQECATVEVPMDYSDPDGKKIDIAVSRIPSEKPEARRGALFLIPGGPGGSGIDNPSGKGQKLPQDVRDAYDLIGLDPRGLGRSTPVSCGFEHGDLATSRLRPWPGADGSITENMTAARRMSDACERNGGDLIRHISTANEARDLDRIRAALGERKISAWGVSYGTYVGAVYGQLFPHRTDRVVLDSNDDPDHTRVSRGWVAAHEAGVEDTFPEFAKWAAAPGNPDRLARTAAEVRPMFLRLAAQLDREPIPWPGANPEKLNGNALRQTLLSALYDPDDFPDLAKLIIAARKGTVPPAPPAPPEEVLQNVVSVGAATLCNDIEWPRSTAAYEKGVAESRAKFPLTAGMPRNAMLCAAWPYRPKEAPVRITDTGPSNILLVQNERDPATPLGGALKLRAALGERATMVTVDSTGHDAYLANGNACGDRTVSHYLATGERPGRDKYCD
- a CDS encoding SRPBCC family protein; translation: MSRIRSTSIRAALFTVPLAVAGVLGTAAVPAGATPHPGKSLTCRGEGVDPKADVRYRTEKVIHAPLSTIWKLQTDVERWPSWQAPVTSVERLDHGPLRKGSAFRWTTPIPPNPATPATSLDITSTVEQLKRGSCIHWTGPGIAEGLRIDGVHVWTFTKVEGGVLVRTEETHTGDQVEADVPAATEILRQGLEGWLGDLKTTAEARTGHRQR